Proteins from a single region of Plasmodium brasilianum strain Bolivian I chromosome 13, whole genome shotgun sequence:
- a CDS encoding hypothetical protein (conserved Plasmodium protein), which yields MKKIQQKKGKKLTHMQNEKEVVDSGDFLSLRETQKESGMYDKAEVEMTVEEEVETTAEEEAEEEVQVEANAESKNVAKAESKDNEELNGGDGGSPSNEEKNGKGKKNYDEALPFWCFMQKKLKVRKATQENYYGDSIKRRRKKMMKMKNKAIKKSIDELIKNSTLNNTIITANNKFNIYNSGKGNALYYLERINCNNEKLNADNKIKLNVVSEIINIKKQKFVIGSSYRKCDLVIKGDIESEQCELVCRCVEKNINHSNDINRQINKYNLFIINKSVSNSTIVNNTVVDIEQIKDEDTIFLGIDHIDKKNTAKYIYKIKYNKMANIFNINNLCQYSKDNCIHVQIINSEKREKGSKIISNNFSLNNQNEEQESQVSILIFLIMNNNPNMLNEPIYYMNNLNCFSNLNSTPKKSVENVKQVKNSTSVNKMIKEDSPNTQFNESIKKINKICQSRISPLCVKNSIEKEKKLKGPLKTEHHSKELPVTLLNACAELCKEINRTVTKDNDKQASSFKKGMPTLSRGTLLMPNSCTSMPHDSTSMPNGGTPIPNCYVAPTKANNFYQHNNNEHNINTNFHSNSGSSQKNCAFSCDNKKMYNSHTVIHNIAKGAGIEEDVSNIVKDSRGMNDLLGVSNAREKCSNYIDGDHCDHHFEHHHGPLSSCTKSAKEENMYEKSLFGSTLQVHNNSIEEKEKTNVNSTEKENMFESASNNITHEHNIMYEQFLTKDRKDYTNGKEKRSIGVNHTNMNCSKNISSLSPSTDLYCGKNYQDVLYNKKCNKDENAMEDENKKEGENAMEGENKKEGENKKEGENAMEGENKKEGENAMEGENAMEDENAMEDENAMEGENKKEGEKYQANINPNDSLMMTPGKYGNFSNSNNNQIMFYDCKEEKMMHSVPSVNSNNIPNVTLKASESSEFLKNTEKGLYSFLYCKNNVNDSNHDFTLCLKNEKGVEKYLKVIGEIKVKRNAIFSDLKHNIDLKLLDKSIELTTFNKINYLKCESISNKKYSIHLNAFSDKLDETKFNEFSALHLDYIDNTNFSDLDTTEAFELKKMLFIKYDEE from the coding sequence atgaaaaaaatacagcaaaaaaaggggaaaaaattaacacaTATGCAAAATGAGAAAGAAGTGGTAGATAGTGGAGATTTTTTGTCATTAAGGGAAACTCAAAAGGAGAGTGGTATGTACGATAAGGCAGAAGTAGAAATGACTGTGGAAGAAGAAGTGGAAACAACTGCGGAAGAAGAAGCGGAAGAAGAAGTTCAAGTAGAAGCGAATGCAGAATCGAAAAATGTCGCCAAAGCAGAATCAAAGGATAATGAAGAGCTGAATGGAGGTGACGGTGGTTCCCCATCGaatgaagagaaaaatggcaaaggaaaaaaaaactatgaTGAGGCTTTGCCATTTTGGTGttttatgcaaaaaaagTTAAAGGTGAGAAAAGCAACacaagaaaattattatggaGATAGTATAAAGAGGAGAAGGAAAAagatgatgaaaatgaaaaataaggcaataaaaaaatcaatagatgagttaataaaaaacagtACTTTGAATAATACAATTATTACCgctaataataaatttaacatataCAATAGTGGAAAAGGAAACGCTCTGTACTATTTAGAAAGAATAAATTGTAACAATGAAAAATTGAATGCAGATAATAAGATAAAACTAAATGTTGTATcagaaataataaacattaaaaaacaaaaatttgtAATAGGATCATCATATAGAAAATGTGATTTAGTAATAAAAGGAGATATAGAAAGTGAACAGTGTGAATTGGTATGTAGATGTGttgagaaaaatattaaccattcaaatgatataaatagacaaataaataaatacaatttatttattattaataagtCTGTAAGTAATAGTACAATAGTTAACAACACAGTTGTTGATatagaacaaataaaagaTGAAGATACCATCTTTTTAGGTATTGATCATATAGACAAAAAGAATACcgctaaatatatttataagataaaatataataaaatggccaacatttttaatattaataatttatgccAATATAGTAAAGATAattgtatacatgtacaaattatcaattcagaaaaaagagaaaaaggtAGTAAAATTATCTCTAACAATTTTTCCTTAAATAATCAAAATGAAGAACAAGAATCTCAGGTctctatattaatatttctcataatgaataataaccctaatatgttaaatgaaccaatttattatatgaataatttaaattgtttttcaaatttaaatTCTACTCCTAAAAAAAGTGtagaaaatgtaaaacagGTTAAGAACTCCACATctgttaataaaatgattaaaGAAGACTCTCCTAATACACAATTTAATGaaagcattaaaaaaattaataaaatttgtcAGAGTAGAATTTCCCCATTATGTGTAAAAAATTCTAttgaaaaggagaaaaaattgaaaggACCATTAAAAACTGAACATCACTCGAAAGAACTACCAGTAACTTTATTAAATGCTTGTGCTGAGTTGTGTAAAGAGATAAACAGAACTGTTACCAAGGATAATGATAAACAGGCCAGTTCATTTAAGAAGGGGATGCCCACGCTAAGTCGTGGCACATTGCTTATGCCAAACAGTTGTACATCGATGCCACATGATAGCACATCTATGCCAAACGGTGGTACACCTATACCAAATTGCTACGTAGCGCCAACGAAAGCAAATAACTTTTAtcaacataataataatgagcACAATATAAACACCAATTTTCATAGCAATTCTGGTTCTAGCCAAAAAAATTGTGCGTTCAGTTGtgataataagaaaatgtaCAATAGTCACACTGTAATTCATAATATAGCAAAAGGTGCAGGAATAGAAGAGGATGTCAGTAATATTGTGAAGGATAGTAGAGGTATGAATGATCTACTAGGGGTAAGTAATGCACGTGAAAAGTGCTCTAACTATATAGATGGTGATCATTGTGATCATCATTTTGAACATCATCATGGTCCTCTTTCCAGTTGCACAAAAAGCGCCAAAGAAGAAAACATGTATGAAAAAAGCCTTTTTGGTAGTACATTACAGGTTCATAATAATTCCAtagaggaaaaagaaaaaacaaatgtaaACAGTacagaaaaggaaaatatgtTCGAAAGTGCTAGTAACAATATTACGCATgaacataatattatgtatgaACAGTTTCTAACGAAAGACCGTAAGGACTATACGAATGGAAAGGAAAAACGCTCGATCGGAGTAAATCATACAAATATGAACtgtagtaaaaatattagttcTCTTTCCCCATCAACTGACTTGTATTGTGGAAAAAATTACCAGgatgtattatataataagaaatgtAACAAAGATGAAAATGCGATGGAAGATGAAAATAAGAAGGAAGGTGAAAATGCGATGGAAGGTGAAAATAAGAAGGAAGGTGAAAATAAGAAGGAAGGTGAAAATGCGATGGAAGGTGAAAATAAGAAGGAAGGTGAAAATGCGATGGAAGGTGAAAATGCGATGGAAGATGAAAATGCGATGGAAGATGAAAATGCGATGGAAGGTGAAAATAAGAAGGAAGGTGAAAAATATCAAGCAAATATAAATCCTAATGACTCTTTAATGATGACACCAGGAAAATATGGTAATTTTTCGAACAGCAATAATAATcaaattatgttttatgactgtaaagaagaaaagatgATGCATTCTGTTCCTTCtgttaatagtaataatataccCAATGTAACGCTTAAAGCATCTGAGTCTAGtgaatttttgaaaaataccGAAAAAGGCCTGTActcctttttatattgtaaaaacaATGTTAATGATTCAAATCATGATTTTACATTAtgcttaaaaaatgaaaaaggggTAGAAAAATATCTAAAAGTTATAGGAGAAATTAAAGTAAAACGAAATGCCATTTTTTCGGACCTTAAACATAATATAGATTTGAAACTTTTAGATAAATCTATTGAACTTACAActttcaataaaataaattatttgaaatgTGAATCCATTTccaacaaaaaatattccatTCATTTGAATGCTTTTTCTGATAAATTAGatgaaacaaaatttaatgaattttCTGCTTTACATCTAGATTATATTGATAACACAAATTTTTCAGATTTAGATACCACTGAAGCATTTGAActgaaaaaaatgttatttataaaatatgacgAAGAATAG
- a CDS encoding ATP-dependent RNA helicase DBP4 gives MTGCKARLIIKKKNYNNKCNNNKCNNNKCSNNKCSNKKCSNKKCSNKKCSNNKYSNNKYKQWKSNINKNDSNSISEKPNINVEDSKNDKKKDKSRKYKNNLTIIDKHVLTSHEFKTLPISKRTLKALNENNFVHMTNIQSVSIPIVLLNKHIYAQAQTGTGKTLCFCIPLVEKMYRNSIDSYNKILGGLIITPTRELVFQIFEVLNMLNKYHKLNICCAIGGKDEEREKCIFSYANIIVCTTGRLLFHLENNYYCNLDYLSTLVIDEIDKLIDKSFYDNLKNILLYKPKENCQICLFSATICKFLNIILKTFCVKDYEYVSINDNDKYIENNNVQQIFIECSIYNKINYLYTFLFSKKNKKIIVFFSTCKQVRFMYEAFKKIKVGVMKFLQLHGKLKQTSRLNTYHFFSKKQNFVCLFTTDIACRGLDFASVDWVIHFDFPETVETFIHRSGRTGRFTNVGNSLIFLTSEIDDKKIFLHVLKENNIEIKEKFIKKQKLFDISNKIHSLNAAFVEIKYLAKKALVIYLRHLYIVMKFKDIKKIDLNQLAYAYGLIEFSADMMEELNISSNNKVAVNRKRTRFEKYLEILNSKKLKKRSERKEGKTEERAEEEVREEEVSNGGNTHKCVLNSKRSSYNQNEKDSIIFSSEKKNKILNDYKHNDISDNEILVDRHIEELDDDFFKPKKVEIEDNSLILLPTRKRKKRVKVAKTLSNSILYDEDGNEINDDKTKLKILLDELNEDKKDGNQDEEDEHIDIFNEKTYIESLKEKVEKDNEQTKFSKLRKKEKVIQLKMSDSYSSDEHSDLAKNPLYDENEESCSSCDNNNTYKNLEQKADDSFIKDKRNRKLHNNKSETKMSEEENINEDISCLENKVLAFL, from the exons ATGACAGGCTGTAAAGCAagattaattataaaaaaaaaaaattacaacaaTAAATGTAACAACAATAAATGTAACAACAATAAATGTAGCAACAATAAATGTAGCAACAAAAAATGTAGCAACAAAAAATGTAGCAACAAAAAATGTAGcaacaataaatatagtaacaataaatata AACAGTggaaaagtaatataaacaaaaatgacaGTAATAGTATTAGTGAAAAACCAAATATAAATGTGGAAGAtagtaaaaatgataaaaagaaagataaaagtagaaagtataaaaataacttaACCATAATTGATAAACATGTTTTAACATCACACGAGTTTAAAACATTACCAATAAGTAAAAGGACCTTAAAAGctttaaatgaaaacaacTTTGTGCATATGACAAATATACAATCCGTGTCTATACCgattgttttattaaataaacatatttatgctCAAGCCCAAACAGGTACAGGGAAAACTTTATGCTTTTGTATACCTTTAGttgaaaaaatgtatagGAATAGTATTGATAgctataataaaattttgggAGGATTAATAATAACTCCAACCAGAGAATTagtatttcaaatttttgaAGTTTTAAAcatgttaaataaatatcataaattaaatatttgttgTGCAATAGGGGGAAAAGAtgaagaaagagaaaaatgtatttttagtTATGCCAATATTATTGTGTGCACAACTGGAAGACTACTATTCCATttggaaaataattattactgCAATTTAGATTATTTAAGTACTCTTGTAATTGATGAAATAGATAAATTAATTGACAAAAgtttttatgataatttaaaaaacattttattatataaaccaAAGGAAAATTGTCAGATATGTTTATTTTCAGCAAcgatatgtaaatttttaaatattatattaaaaacgtTTTGTGTGAAAGATTATGAATATGTCAGTATTAATGacaatgataaatatatagaaaataataatgtgcAACAAATTTTTATCGAATGcagtatttataataaaattaattatttgtatacttttttattttcaaaaaaaaataaaaaaataattgtttttttctcaACATGTAAACAAGTTCGATTTATGTATGAAGcttttaaaaagataaaagttggtgttatgaaatttttacaattacatggaaaattaaaacaaacgTCTAGATTAAACacatatcattttttttcaaaaaaacaaaattttgtttgtttatttactACCGATATTGCTTGTAGAGGGTTAGATTTCGCTTCAGTGGATTGGGTTATACATTTTGATTTTCCAGAAACTGTCGAAACCTTTATTCACAGGTCAGGTAGAACAGGTAGATTTACGAATGTTGGTAATAgccttatatttttaacaagtGAAAttgatgataaaaaaatatttttacatgttttaaaagaaaacaatatagaaattaaggaaaagtttattaaaaaacaaaagctATTCGATATAAGCAATAAAATACACTCTTTAAATGCTGCTTTtgttgaaataaaatatctaGCAAAAAAGGCgttagttatatatttaagacATTTGTACATTGTTATGAAATTTAAggatataaagaaaatagatTTAAACCAGCTGGCTTACGCATATGGCTTGATTGAATTTTCCGCGGATATGATGGAAGAATTGAACATATCTTCAAATAACAAAGTAGCCGTTAACAGGAAGAGGACACGGTTCGAAAAGTATTTGGAAATATTGAATAGTAAGAAGCTAAAGAAGAGAAGCGAACGAAAAGAAGGGAAGACAGAGGAAAGGGCGGAGGAAGAGGTAAGGGAAGAGGAAGTGTCAAACGGGGGGAACACACACAAATGTGTTTTAAATAGCAAACGTAGCAGTTATAaccaaaatgaaaaagatagTATTATATTCAGTTCAGAGAAGAAgaacaaaattttgaatGATTATAAACATAATGATATAAGTGATAATGAAATTTTGGTAGATAGGCATATAGAAGAATTAGACGatgatttttttaaaccAAAAAAGGTTGAAATAGAAGATAACTCCCTAATATTACTGCCAactagaaaaagaaagaaacgAGTTAAAGTAGCTAAAACTTTAAGTAATAGTATTTTATATGATGAGGATGGgaatgaaataaatgatgataaaactaaattaaaaattttacttgatgaattaaatgaagataaaaaagaTGGTAACCAAGATGAAGAAGATGAACATATTGacatatttaatgaaaaaacataCATTGAGTCGCTGAAAGAAAAAGTTGAAAAGGATAACGAACAAACAAAATTTAGCAAgctaagaaaaaaagaaaaagttatacaattaaaaatgagTGACTCATATAGCTCGGATGAACATTCTGATCTTGCGAAAAATCCTTTGTACGATGAAAATGAAGAGTCATGTAGTTCCtgtgataataataacacatataaaaatttagaacAAAAAGCAGATGATTCCTTTATTAAAGATAAAAGAAACAGAAAATTACACAATAATAAGAGTGAAACAAAAATGAgcgaagaagaaaatataaacg aagaTATATCATGTTTAGAAAATAAAGTATTGGCATTTTTATAG
- a CDS encoding calmodulin, whose protein sequence is MSSTDTIIKESFNIIDGDIDGLISHNELVYALRFIGVELDNSKLKEEDSTKYSLKDYSKIAKIHLRSSTPKQKLTRILRKLDKCSNGKLSVDSLILLVMAVSDVLSDEDYKSFKKFIDPYKEKYISIEELVNKLLS, encoded by the coding sequence ATGTCTAGTACAGATACCATAATTAAGGAGTCGTTTAACATAATAGATGGAGATATTGACGGTTTAATTTCGCATAATGAGTTAGTTTATGCTTTAAGGTTCATAGGTGTTGAACTTGATAATAGTAAGTTGAAGGAAGAGGATTCTACAAAATATTCATTGAAGgattattcaaaaatagcAAAGATACATTTAAGATCAAGCACACCAAAGCAGAAACTAACACgcattttaagaaaattagaTAAATGTAGCAATGGTAAGTTATCGGTAGATTCACTAATTTTATTAGTAATGGCTGTAAGTGATGTTTTAAGTGATGAGGATTATAAAAGttttaagaaatttattGATCCATATAAGGAAAAGTATATATCCATAGAAGAACTTGTAAATAAACTGCTTTCGtaa
- a CDS encoding hypothetical protein (conserved Plasmodium protein) — MNENQKDNEKEAQRDSELLRESLLDDQFEESSSNRFLLFNNENPSETDKTHSQQKLKAEKPYMHKNLMSNFSVEKCKEFLSKMEKSNKDINSMDAESIIIDKDILDHSNYNNDKACVVMDVSMGIFDVHNENLSECKLNDMNITVSEVVNRESDEQHEKDLIQEI; from the exons ATGAATGAAAATCAAaaagataatgaaaaagaagcaCAAAGGGACAGTGAACTTTTAAGAGAAAGTTTATTAGATGATCAATTCGAAGAAAGCTCTTCAAATAGGTTTCTTCTGTTTAACAATGAAAATCCAAGTGAAACAGACAAAACACATTCGCAGCAGAAATTAAAAGCCGAAAAGCCATATATGCACAAGAATTTAATGAGTAATTTTTCCgtagaaaaatgtaaagaatTCTTgtcaaaaatggaaaaatccaataaagatataaacaGTATGGATGCAGAAAGTATAATAATTGACAAGGATATTCTTGATCATTCCAATTACAACAATGACAAAGCATGTGTTGTTATGG ATGTTTCCATGGGTATTTTCGATGTTCACAATGAAAATTTAAGTGAATGTAAACTGAATGACATGAATATAACAGTGTCTGAAGTTGTAAATCgg GAATCAGATGAGCAACATGAAAAAGATCTTATTCAAGAAATTTGA
- a CDS encoding liver specific protein 1 has translation MKLIILYVLGLLFFLSNNVQCKKKKNKILSNIPKNSNLLDCLSFIAHGDHRNILSEVSDSLLKKLENNELVTKDMLLSTLRSLENKYKETDDDSKKKGIEKLVVDIKEALKKNYTNNSNSNNVENNEEDIKSKEINKKYFLLKLENAFIKKDLSNFKRVNEDIKLRKTYLDKKFKICSTSSEQLLSGAPGKLNLSDSSIKEIDYPSSIKIVNQLIPEEYSISNNTLGSPHFNKLIDLYKPLLDFNIDLIKNDLKNELQTYEDSKNEISFIIRDSKYNKLKKFTFTVPMSRMPDAKPNDEMKKEITDKNRIYTYVISKADRDKIPEEYILSSHLGKPLHIKPKRTKKIIKIPVKKKKKKI, from the coding sequence atgaaacTAATTATTCTTTACGTTCTCGGtttgttattctttttatctaACAATGTGCaatgtaagaaaaaaaaaaataagatactTAGTAATATACCAAAGAATAGTAATCTACTTGACTGTCTTTCATTTATAGCACATGGTGATCACCGAAATATATTGTCTGAAGTTAGCGATTCGCTATTGAAGAAGctagaaaataatgaattggTTACAAAGGACATGTTATTATCCACACTGAGGTCATTAGAAAATAAGTACAAGGAAACAGATGatgattcaaaaaaaaagggaattgAAAAATTAGTGGTAGATATTAAAGAggccttaaaaaaaaattatactaataatagtaatagtaataatgtggaaaataatgaagaagatataaaaagtaaagaaataaataagaaatattttttattaaaattagaaaatgcttttatcaaaaaagatctttctaattttaaaagagtTAATGAAGATATCAAACtaagaaaaacatatttagataaaaaattcaaaatatgtAGTACTTCAAGTGAACAATTATTATCTGGGGCTCCtggaaaattaaatttatctgATAGTAgcataaaagaaatagattATCCATCATCTATTAAAATCGTAAATCAATTAATTCCTGAAGAATATTCTATCTCAAATAACACATTGGGGTCACCACATTTTAACAAGTTAATAGATTTATATAAGCCTTTACTTGATTTCAATATAGATTTGATAAAAAACGATTTGAAAAATGAGTTACAGACTTATGAAGATTCTAAAAATGAAATCTCCTTTATAATACGTGatagtaaatataataaattgaaaaaattcaCGTTTACTGTTCCTATGAGTAGAATGCCAGATGCTAAACCTAATgacgaaatgaaaaaagaaattacagACAAAAATAggatttatacatatgtgatTAGTAAAGCGGATAGAGACAAAATCCCAGAAGAATATATTCTTAGTAGTCATTTAGGGAAACCTTTACATATTAAACCAAAGAGAACTAAAAAGATTATAAAAATTCccgttaaaaaaaaaaaaaaaaaaatataa